In a single window of the Sylvia atricapilla isolate bSylAtr1 chromosome 20, bSylAtr1.pri, whole genome shotgun sequence genome:
- the SPECC1 gene encoding cytospin-B isoform X2 — MGNQPGRAEEHEQGAVSAAKRTGIPAPRELSSAVSRERAVLRGQANTRKTQPSPTSSAAPTPTKHVRPTNKSKQENEAGDKAVLESQVKELLAEAKTKDSEITKLRCELKKCKEKGSLNAEGMGASNQNLETVSPVDIDPLIRTLQEKNRTFQKELASLGEENRALKEKLLYLENSPLSDTTTSSGGDSSLPTPTTQESSFGSPSKPVSRAEAEEHRQHVNGAALRNSSSSSSDVTKASLSPDASDFEHIADVPSRPASTSSNHLKGSKCSTAGSSPNNISDLSVASLTERIQKMEENHHSTAEELQATLQELSDQQQMVQELTTENEKLVEEKALLETSFRQHRDRAEQLSQENEKLMTLLQERSKNEAQEGKVLELEQKCAEVLEKAQFEREKLLNIQQQLTSSLRSLEREHQDAQQVIKSLREENEKLLKLLEVEQQSNSTVTKSLEDCKIALEGLKIDNGSLKTQLENEKQKAAEINVMGCTSDNSEVQEMLKVAHAEKAQLEASCTELKQELLKANSELKHIQGLLSKAENEYGQLKEVCDRQAEQLSRTSQKLQEKTSENEADIKNLKETIFELEDQVEQHRAIKLHNNQLISDLETKAMKLEEQKQDTERQLKALTKQMKEDTEEWRRFQADLQTAVVVANDIKCEAQQELRVVKRKLQEEEEKSARLQKELDEVKGSNRLPAEEVVDSLESDAASRWQGVCLSRASPTPPESAATVKSLIKSFDLGCSGSSGQNIPVHKVPRSPLSGIPVRTAPAAAVSPMQRHSVYNNAKPASKGIARHADLSDLPLADLLKGRNEELKPDHYLRKSPSLESLSKPPMAFSSRMLSSTPSCLKPQSKLSVERKDPLAALAREYGGSKRNALLKWCQKKTEGYQNIDITNFSSSWSDGLAFCALLHTYLPAHIPYQELNSQDKKRNLLLAFQAAESVGIKPSLELSEMMYTDRPDWQSVMQYVAQIYKYFET; from the exons ATGGGCAACCAGCCGGGCAGAGCCGAGGAGCACGAGCAAG GAGCAGTTTCGGCTGCGAAGCGCACAGGGATCCCAGCACCCCGGGAGTTGTCCTCAGCCGTGTCCAGGGAGAGAGCTGTGCTGCGTGGTCAAGCCAacaccaggaaaacacagcccagccccacctctTCTGCTGCACCAACTCCTACCAAGCACGTGCGCCCCACCAACAAGTCCAAGCAAGAGAATGAAGCTGGTGACAAGGCTGTTCTGGAATCTCAGGTTAAAGAACTCCTGGcagaagcaaagacaaaagaTTCAGAAATCACCAAACTTCGTTGTGAGttgaagaaatgcaaagagaaaGGGTCACTCAATGCTGAAGGAATGGGTGCTTCTAACCAAAATTTAGAAACAGTATCACCTGTTGACATAGATCCGTTAATAAGGACCcttcaggagaaaaacaggACTTTCCAAAAAGAGCTCGCTagcctgggagaagaaaaccGTGCTTTGAAAGAGAAACTGCTTTATCTGGAGAACTCCCCTCTCTCAGACACAACCACGAGCAGTGGAGGCGACAGCAGCCTCCCAACCCCAACCACCCAAGAGTCGAGTTTTGGAAGCCCATCCAAGCCCGTGTCGAGGGCTGAGGCCgaggagcacaggcagcatgTGAACGGCGCTGCCCTGCGCAATTCCAGTTCTTCCAGCAGCGATGTCACCAAAGCCTCCCTGTCACCCGACGCATCCGACTTCGAGCACATAGCAGATGTGCCTTCCAGGCCAGCATCCACCAGCAGCAACCACCTCAAAGGCTCCAAATGCTCCACTGCAGGGAGTTCTCCAAACAACATCAGCGACCTCTCCGTCGCGTCACTTACGGAGAGAATACAGAAGATGGAGGAGaaccaccacagcacagcagaagagctgcaggCCACTTTGCAGGAGCTGTCAGATCAGCAGCAAATGGTGCAGGAGCTgacaacagaaaatgagaagctGGTGGAAGAGAAAGCTCTCCTGGAGACTTCCTTCCGTCAGCACAGAGATAGAGCCGAGCAGCTGAGCCAGGAAAATGAGAAGCTCATGACTCTCCTCCAAGAGAGATCCAAGAATGAAGCTCAAGAGGGGAAGGTCCTCGAACTGGAACAGAAATGTGCAGAAGTTCTTGAAAAAGCACAATTTGAAAGAGAGAAGCTGCTCAACATTCAGCAACAGTTAACCAGCAGCTTGAGAAGCTTAGAAAGGGAGCATCAGGATGCCCAGCAAGTGATAAAAAgcctgagagaagaaaatgagaagctCCTTAAACTTTTAGaagtggagcagcagagcaacAGCACAGTGACAAAAAGTCTGGAGGACTGTAAAATTGCCTTGGAAGGTCTGAAAATCGACAATGGCTCTCTCAAAACTCAGCTGGAGAATGAGAAACAAAAGGCTGCAGAAATCAACGTGATGGGCTGCACCTCTGACAACTCTGAGGTGCAGGAGATGCTCAAAGTAGCCCATGCAGAAAAGGCTCAGTTAGAAGCCTCTTGCACTGAGCTGAAACAAGAGCTGCTGAAGGCAAACAGTGAACTGAAGCACATTCAGGGGCTGCTCTCTAAG gcTGAGAACGAGTATGGTCAGCTGAAGGAGGTGTGTGACCGACAGGCTGAGCAACTGAGCAGAACCAGCcagaagctgcaggagaagaCATCAGAGAATGAAGCAGATATCAAAAACCTGAAGGAGACCATTTTCGAGTTGGAAGACCAGGTGGAACAACATCGTGCTATAAAACTGCACAATAACCAGCTCATCAGTGACCTAGAAA CTAAAGCAATGAAGctggaagaacaaaaacaaGATACAGAGAGGCAGCTCAAGGCTCTGACTAAGCAGATGAAG GAGGACACGGAGGAGTGGAGGCGTTTCCAGGCTGACCTGCAGACTGCAGTGGTGGTGGCCAATGACATAAAGTGTGAAGCTCAGCAGGAGCTCCGTGTGGTGAagaggaagctgcaggaggaggaggagaagagtgCCAGACTACAAAAGGAGCTGGATGAAGTGAAGGGCAGCAACAG GCTGCCAGCTGAAGAGGTGGTGGATTCTCTGGAGTCAGACGCAGCCAGCCGCTGGCAGGGGGTCTGCCTCAGCAGAGCATCTCCCACACCTCCAGAATCTGCAGCCACTGTGAAGTCACTGATCAAGTCATTTGACTTGGGATGCTCAG GTAGCAGTGGGCAAAATATCCCAGTTCACAAGGTGCCCAGGAGCCCTCTCAGTGGAATTCCAGTGaggacagccccagcagctgctgtttcccCAATGCAG AGACATTCTGTGTATAACAATGCCAAACCAGCCAGCAAGGGCATTGCCAGACATGCAGATCTGTCAGACCTCCCTCTGGCAG ACCTTCTGAAGGGGAGAAATGAAGAGCTGAAACCAGACCATTACCTCCGTAAAAGCCCCTCCCTGGAATCCCTGAGCAAACCTCCCATGGccttcagcagcaggatgcTTTCCTCTACCCCCAGCTGCTTGAAACCCCAAAGCAAACTCAG TGTGGAGAGAAAGGAccccctggcagccctggctcgGGAGTATGGGGGCTCCAAGAGGAATGCTTTGTTGAAATGGTGCCAAAAGAAGACTGAAGGTTACCAG AATATTGATATTACcaacttcagcagcagctggagtgaTGGGCTGGCCTTCTGTGCTCTTCTGCACACTTATTTGCCTGCACATATTCCTTACCAGGAGCTCAACAGCCAGGACAAG